The sequence CTGTTTATTTTAATAAGAGTTAAGCCAGTTCCCCTCCCACCATTAACATATCTACTGAGCCGAACTGTTAAGTTCATATCTGCCACAAGCCTAAAAAAGATGGTTTTCTTTACAGTTGGTCTAGATGCAATGGACTCTGTAAAAATGATCCCCGTATAAGATGTCACCAAACCCGTTACGATATGGAACTGTATGCTCTTTAAAAAAGTATTTTTCGCCCTTTATAGTAAGTTGAATATCTTTACCTAGATTGTATGGGCGACCATCTAAGTCTCGAATATGGCTGTACCAAGTCCGAGAATTTATCGTGTTAAATTCAGCTGAGAATCCGATAGGAATCGTTCTTTCGAGCACCCCCCCAGTTTTCACTGCCATAAGGTTGATAGTAGGCCTGCGCAACAACTTTTTCATTGCAGCGATTTTCTATATGGATATAAACTTTCTTCGTTGTTTTGAAATCAACAGCTTCAAATAGCTTCACTTTATCTGGACGTTTCGAAATAATATAATTTATATCTTCAATAACCTTATTTGAAAACAGTACAGCTTCACCAATTTCGCCATTCATAGAAGAGGTCGAAACGATGCCTACGACGTGATGAGTTGACTCTGGCGTTTCAATTATTACACCCGCGCCACTTGCGCCAGAATAGACTCTGCAGTTGATTTGACCTATAAACGGTTTATATTTTTTTAGTTCGCACTTCTGGTGCCAGAGAGTATTGCCTTCCTTATCTCCGGGGTAACTTAATAAGGTGACGGGGACTTTCTGTTCGATTAATACTTTATCTTGAGAAACCGGTTCTATGTAGCCAAATTGCTTACCTGAACCTTTTCGGTTTTTACTACTCATTACTCTCAAAATTGCTAAATCAGTTTTTTGGGTGTCGTTATTGAGTGAAACTGTGCCATTAGGAAATTGCAGAACATTCTTATAATCTTCGAGAGTATATTGCTTATGAATCCACCCCTCTTCTATAAAAACTCTCGTTCGTTGTTGTCGACCTTTTCCGAGGTACTGAGGAATAAATTCGATATTAAGAACTGGTGCAGCTCTAAGATGATCAAAAACACAGTGTGCTGCAGTCATAATATAGTCCTCTGCGATAAGTACCGCAGAGCACCTTACTTCTATATTTTTACTAAAGCGATTTCTTGTAATGATCAAGCTACCAACACTTGAAGCATGTGAATAATCATCAATATCTTTGACTTGAACTCGTAGATTTTCATTTTCTTTATCTACTGAAAAGCTTTCACCAACACTGTACTGACAAATAAAAAATAAGCACAACGATATTGTAATTTTTAATAATTTCATAACTTTCACTATTTACTAATGCTCAACCTACCGAGGTCAGCTTGATAGATTGCCCAATCATGAACTTCCTTCAACTTGATTTTTGCAACTGACATTGAAATAAAAAATGCTAACGGAGTTAGTAAATATAATAACGGTGAACTGCCCAGTAAAGCGCATCCAACTATATGGGCTAATGCCCCTATAGCACCAACGGGCAACCTGTGTTTGTGCCGATATGTTCTACCTACAAAACGTGAAAAAATACCTATGACTGTTGGTGGGAGGGCTAGCAATAAAATAAAGTGGCCACCA is a genomic window of Shewanella psychrophila containing:
- a CDS encoding trypsin-like serine peptidase, with the translated sequence MKLLKITISLCLFFICQYSVGESFSVDKENENLRVQVKDIDDYSHASSVGSLIITRNRFSKNIEVRCSAVLIAEDYIMTAAHCVFDHLRAAPVLNIEFIPQYLGKGRQQRTRVFIEEGWIHKQYTLEDYKNVLQFPNGTVSLNNDTQKTDLAILRVMSSKNRKGSGKQFGYIEPVSQDKVLIEQKVPVTLLSYPGDKEGNTLWHQKCELKKYKPFIGQINCRVYSGASGAGVIIETPESTHHVVGIVSTSSMNGEIGEAVLFSNKVIEDINYIISKRPDKVKLFEAVDFKTTKKVYIHIENRCNEKVVAQAYYQPYGSENWGGARKNDSYRILS